In one Mastacembelus armatus chromosome 19, fMasArm1.2, whole genome shotgun sequence genomic region, the following are encoded:
- the LOC113135163 gene encoding troponin T, slow skeletal muscle-like yields MSDLEDHGGHQEEEDEDQGEGERPKYKPVVTQLAAPKIPEGERVDFDDIHRKRMEKDLLELQTLIDVHFEQRKKEEEELIGLKERIESRRAERAEQQRVRAEKERDRQTRIAEERQRKEDEEAKKRADDEAKKKKVLSNMGAHFGGFLAKAEQRRGKKQTAREIKKKTLADRRKPLAIENLREDGLKEKAKEMWEWIYQLESEKFDLTEKMKRQKYEINVLLNRIQHAQKFKKGHGKGKVGGRWK; encoded by the exons atgtctgatttagaggatCATGG agGGCATCAGGAGG aaGAAGATGAGGACCAGGGGGAGGGAG AACGCCCCAAATACAA GCCAGTGGTCACACAGCTGGCTGCACCTAAGATCCCAGAGGGAGAGAGGGTTGACTTTGAT GATATCCACAGAAAAAGGATGGAGAAAGATCTTCTGGAGCTGCAGACTCTTATTGATGTCCACTTTGAgcaaaggaagaaagaggaagaggagctgaTTGGACTCAAAGAAAGAATT GAGAGCCGGCGGGCAGAAAGAGCTGAGCAGCAGCGAGTGAGGGCTGAAAAAGAACGAGACAGACAGACACGGATCGCG gaagagagacagaggaaagaggatgaagaggcgAAGAAGAGGGCAGATGACGAGGCCAAGAAGAAAAAAGTGCTCTCCAACATGGGGGCTCACTTCGGAGGGTTCTTGGCCAAg GCAGAGCAGAGGCGAGGCAAAAAGCAAACTGCGAGGGAAATTAAGAAGAAGACTCTGGCAGACAGACGCAAGCCCCTGGCCATTGAGAACCTGAGAGAAGATGGCCTGAA aGAAAAAGCCAAGGAGATGTGGGAATGGATCTATCAGTTGGAGTCAGAGAAATTTGATCTGACCGAGAAGATGAAGAGGCAGAAATATGAG ATAAATGTCCTCCTGAACAGAATCCAACATGCTCAAAAATT CAAAAAGGGCCACGGTAAAGGGAAGGTTGGAGGACGCTGGAAGTGA
- the LOC113135162 gene encoding carnitine O-palmitoyltransferase 1, liver isoform yields the protein MAEAHQAVAFQFTVTPEGIDLQLSHQALSEIYLSGVRSWKKRIIRLKNSVITGVYPASPSSWLFVVIAILATMYTRSDPSMGLIAKIQEHLPVSQSMSTQCQAVLSAVVFSTMLWLMLIFTMRLCLKQLLSYHRWMFEQHGKMSNTTKVWVALVRIFSGRKPLLYSYQGSLPNLPVPAIKDTVKRYLESVRSLMDDTQFERMTKLATEFESSLGNRLQWYLKLKALWAANYVSDWWEEYVYLRGRSPIMVNSNYYGMDFLYVTPTPIQAARAGNSIHSFFLYRRKLNKEELKPSRIPGTVIPLCAAQCERIFNTTRIPGEETDTVQHWQDSDYIVVYHKGRYFRLRVYQAGRLLSPREIEFQIQRILDDPTAPSKGEAKLGALTAGDRIPWAKARAKYFSSGVNKRSLDCIERAAFFVTLDDDEQGMMGDDPAASLDRYAKSLLHGKCYDRWFDKSFSVVYYKNGKNGINGEHSWADAPVVAHLWEYTLATDSFQLGYTAEGHCKGEVDSSLPQPQKLKWEIPAECEEQISQSLAVAQALADNVDFHVFSFREFGKGKIKKCRVSPDAFIQMALQLAYYRDQKRFCLTYEASMTRLFREGRTETVRSCSSESTAFVRALEGGESADVCRRLFRAASEKHQLLYRMAMTGAGIDRHLFCLYVVSKYLGVESPFLKEVLSEPWRLSTSQTPPQQLELFDIVNHPEYISCGGGFGPVADDGYGVSYCILGENMINFHISCKHSCPDTGSQKFGAQIKKALHDLIQLLSPNQKEPNKTEDGQQEVKKDK from the exons ATGGCAGAAGCCCACCAGGCGGTGGCCTTCCAGTTCACTGTCACCCCGGAGGGCATTGATCTGCAGCTGTCTCATCAGGCCCTCTCTGAGATTTACCTCTCTGGAGTGCGCTCATGGAAGAAGCGAATCATCAGACTCAAG AACAGTGTGATAACAGGGGTGTACCCTGCCAGCCCTTCTTCCTGGCTTTTTGTGGTTATAGCAATCCTGGCGACTATGTACACTCGCTCCGACCCCTCCATGGGACTCATAGCCAAGATACAGGAGCACCTGCCAGTCAG CCAGTCGATGAGTACCCAGTGCCAGGCGGTCCTGTCAGCAGTGGTCTTCAGCACCATGTTGTGGCTCATGCTCATCTTCACCATGCGCCTGTGCCTCAAGCAGCTTCTCTCCTACCACCGCTGGATGTTCGAGCAGCACGGCAAGATGTCCAACACCACCAAAGTCTGGGTG GCACTGGTGCGGATCTTTTCTGGCAGGAAGCCTCTGCTCTACAGCTACCAGGGTTCGTTGCCAAACCTGCCTGTGCCTGCCATCAAGGACACAGTCAAGAGG TATTTGGAATCAGTGCGGTCGCTGATGGATGATACGCAATTTGAACGCATGACCAAGCTGGCCACAGAGTTCGAGAGCAGCCTTGGTAATCGCCTGCAGTGGTACCTCAAACTCAAAGCTCTCTGGGCTGCCAACTAC gttaGTGACTGGTGGGAGGAATACGTCTATCTACGAGGACGAAGCCCAATCATGGTCAACAGTAACTACTATGGCATG GACTTCTTGTACGTGACACCCACACCCATCCAGGCGGCCAGGGCAGGCAACAGCATTCACTCATTCTTCCTATACCGCCGCAAACTCAACAAAGAAGAGCTCAAGCCT AGTCGTATACCAGGCACAGTCATTCCTCTGTGTGCAGCTCAGTGTGAGAGGATATTCAACACCACACGCATTCCTGGAGAGGAGACCG ACACTGTGCAACACTGGCAGGACAGTGACTACATAGTGGTATACCACAAAGGTCGCTACTTTCGGCTCAGGGTGTACCAGGCAGGTAGACTACTGTCCCCCAGGGAGATTGAATTTCAGATTCAGAGGATCCTCGATGACCCTACAGCTCCATCCAAAGGAGAGGCCAAACTCGGGGCCCTGACCGCTGGAGACAG AATTCCATGGGCAAAAGCCAGGGCAAAGTATTTCAGCAGTGGGGTCAATAAACGCTCCCTGGACTGCATTGAGAGGGCCGCCTTCTTTGTTACCCTGGATGATGACGAGCAAGGCATGATGGGAGATGATCCGGCGGCCAGTTTAGATCGCTACGCCAAGTCCTTGTTGCATGGGAAGTGTTATGACAG GTGGTTTGACAAGTCCTTCTCAGTTGTTTATTACAAGAATGGAAAGAATGGCATTAATGGAGAGCACTCGTGGGCTGATGCACCAGTGGTAGCACACTTATGGGAG TACACCCTGGCCACTGACAGTTTCCAGCTGGGTTACACTGCAGAGGGTCACTGCAAGGGAGAAGTGGATTCATCACTACCACAGCCACAGAAGCTGAAGTGGGAAATCCCTGCTGAG TGTGAGGAGCAGATCTCTCAGTCTCTGGCAGTCGCCCAAGCCCTGGCAGACAATGTTGACTTCCATGTTTTCTCCTTCCGGGAGTTCGGCAAAGGAAAGATCAAGAAGTGTCGCGTCAGTCCAGATGCCTTCATTCAGATGGCTCTTCAGCTGGCATATTACAGG GACCAGAAGAGATTCTGTCTGACATATGAAGCATCAATGACCCGCCTGTTCAGGGAGGGCAGGACTGAGACTGTTCGCTCCTGTAGCAGTGAGAGCACTGCCTTTGTCCGAGCGCTGGAAGGGGGAGAG TCAGCAGACGTGTGTAGGCGCTTGTTCCGTGCAGCTTCAGAAAAGCACCAGTTATTGTACCGTATGGCTATGACTGGAGCTGGCATCGACAGACACCTCTTTTGCCTCTATGTGGTGTCCAAATACCTCGGAGTGGAGTCTCCTTTCTTGAAagag GTCCTGTCTGAGCCCTGGCGCCTGTCCACCAGTCAAACTCCACCCCAGCAGCTGGAGCTGTTTGACATAGTGAACCACCCTGAGTACATCTCCTGTGGAGGGGGTTTTGGTCCG GTGGCTGATGATGGGTATGGGGTGTCCTACTGCATTTTGGGAGAGAACATGATTAACTTCCACATCTCATGCAAACACTCCTGTCCAGACACG GGTTCCCAAAAGTTTGGTGCTCAGATCAAAAAAGCTCTGCACGACCTGATACAGCTGCTGAGCCCCAACCAAAAAGAGCCCAACAAAACAGAAGATGGTCAGCAAGAAGTCAAGAAAGACAAGTAG
- the brsk1a gene encoding serine/threonine-protein kinase BRSK1 isoform X8: protein MASLQVGDSLLETSCGSPHYACPEVIRGEKYDGRRADVWSCGVILFALLVGALPFDHDNLRQLLEKVKSGVFHMPHFIPPDCQSLLKGMIEVNPEKRLTLEAIQKHTWYLGGRNEPCPEQPPPRRVCVRRILSLTELDPDVLDSMHSLGCFRDRVKLTRDLQCEEENQEKMIYYLLLDRKERYPSYEDEDLPPRNDVADPPRKRVDSPMLTRHGRCRPERKSLEVLSVTEQGSPTPPRRALDTAAHSQRSRSVSGASTGLSSSPLSSPRSYQSPVFTFSQSDVTSATATPLTVEPKQGSATTPRSARAHDKPNAPPNPKTQTLPTKGPADRPHLQPIKSLPLHNPSSHSPSPSPLLSPIPRFFFPSSSLLKSVTKSFYPNSAHSVPQVTPQGSPLPTPLGTPVHHPHHPSSTPPSSSSSSSSSRAEGGGGVGSLSLTPPSSPGGGSGMAASSSAHWRTRLNSFKNNLLGSPRFHRRKLQVPTSEDMSSLTPESSPELAKKSWFGNFIGLEKEEQIFVVIRDKPLSSVKADIVHAFLSIPSLSHSVLSQTSFRAEYKSSGGPSVFQKPVKFQVDIAFYEGERERDRERTEREGRRETGIYSVTFTLISGPSRRFRRVVETIQAQLLSSHDQPMVQALSDPFPDEKNGRPHGTPTRQNSRRSEGGGDRCEWGDRGDGGGIGGSGGVLQRRGSAKERTRLLSSNGTQSQP from the exons ATGGCCTCCCTGCAGGTGGGAGACAGTCTGTTAGAGACCAGCTGTGG ATCACCACATTATGCTTGCCCTGAAGTTATACGG GGGGAGAAATATGATGGGCGGAGAGCAGATGTGTGGAGCTGCGGGGTCATACTATTTGCTCTTCTGGTG ggTGCCCTGCCTTTTGACCATGACAATTTACGCCAGCTCCTGGAGAAGGTGAAGAGCGGGGTGTTCCACATGCCCCACTTCATCCCCCCGGACTGCCAGTCTCTACTCAAGGGCATGATTGAGGTCAACCCTGAAAAGAGGCTCACG CTAGAGGCTATCCAGAAACACACCTGGTATCT GGGTGGTCGCAATGAGCCGTGTCCAGAGCAGCCTCCTCCTAGGCGAGTGTGTGTGAGGCGAATCTTGTCCCTGACTGAGCTGGACCCAGATGTTTTGGACAGCATGCACTCTCTAGGTTGCTTCAGAGACCGAGTCAAGCTCACACGTGACTTACAGTGTGAAGA AGAAAACCAGGAGAAGATGATCTATTACCTACTGCTGGACAGGAAGGAGCGCTACCCCAGCTATGAGGATGAGGACTTACCTCCACGCAATGATGTAG CAGACCCTCCTCGAAAGCGGGTTGACTCTCCTATGCTGACGCGTCATGGACGCTGCCGACCAGAGAGGAAAAGCCTGGAGGTGCTGAGTGTTACGGAACAGGGTTCTCCTACCCCACCGCGCAGGGCCCTGgacacagctgcacacagccAGAG GTCACGCTCAGTCAGTGGAGCCTCCACTGGTCTGTCCTCCAGCCCTCTCAGCAGTCCAAGG TCCTATCAGAGCCCAGTCTTCactttcagccaatcagacgTCACTTCTGCCACCGCTACCCCCCTCACAGTGGAGCCCAAACAGGGAAGCGCCACTACTCCTCGCTCAGCACGGGCTCATGACAAGCCCAACGCTCCCCCAAACCCAAAGACCCAGACCCTGCCCACCAAGGGACCTGCCGACCGACCCCATCTGCAGCCCATCAAAtccctgcctctgcacaacccATCTTCCCACTCACCCTCCCCTTCTCCGCTTCTGTCACCCATCCCCCGTTTCTTCTTCCCGTCGTCCTCTCTCCTAAAATCAGTGACTAAGAGCTTCTACCCAAACTCTGCCCACTCTGTGCCACAGGTCACTCCCCAGGGCTCTCCGTTGCCCACACCTTTGGGCACCCCTGTCCACCACCCACACCACCCTTCCTCCACCCCgccctcctcttcctcgtccTCATCCTCTTCGcgggcagagggaggaggaggagtgggctCGCTGTCGCTGACCCCACCCTCCAGCCCAGGAGGGGGAAGTGGCATGGCAGCCAGCAGCTCTGCCCACTGGAGGACTCGGCTAAATTCTTTCAAGAACAACCTGCTGGGCTCTCCTCGTTTTCATCGCCGTAAACTCCAAG TTCCTACATCAGAAGACATGTCCAGTCTAACACCAGAATCCAGCCCTGA GCTGGCTAAGAAGTCGTGGTTTGGGAACTTCATCGGCTtggagaaagaggagcagaTCTTTGTGGTTATCAGAGACAAACCTCTGAGTTCTGTCAAAGCTGACATTGTCCACGCCTTTCTGTCT ATCCCATCACTCAGTCACAGCGTCCTCTCCCAGACCAGCTTCCGAGCCGAATACAAGTCCTCCGGAGGTCCCTCCGTCTTCCAGAAGCCCGTCAAGTTCCAGGTGGACATTGCCTTCTACGAGGGCGAGAGAGAGCGGGACAGAGAGAGGACCGAGAGAGAGGGCAGGAGGGAGACGGGAATCTACAGCGTGACGTTCACCCTCATATCAG GTCCAAGTCGCAGGTTCAGACGAGTAGTGGAAACAATTCAAGCCCAGCTTCTCAGCTCCCATGATCAACCCATGGTGCAAGCCCTATCTG ATCCTTTCCCAGATGAGAAGAACGGCCGACCCCATGGGACCCCCACCCGGCAAAACTCGAGGCGCTCCGAGGGTGGGGGCGACAGGTGTGAGTGGGGAGACCGAGGAGACGGTGGAGGCATAGGAGGCAGCGGGGGAGTTCTGCAGCGCAGAGGCTCAGCGAAAGAGAGAACCCGACTGCTGTCCTCCAATGGAACCCAATCCCAACCGTAG